From the Amia ocellicauda isolate fAmiCal2 chromosome 12, fAmiCal2.hap1, whole genome shotgun sequence genome, the window CCAATGACTACCTGCTTCTCCCTCCAGGCTGTCCTTCCAGTGCAAATATTCAGCCAGTGAGCTTGTTCCTGTGGGAATTATAGTTGAGCCTGTGGCCCAGTCTGCTTCAATCGTGGCCCTGGGACCTCTCATTGTGGAGCTCAGGATTGCAACCGGTACTGTGACAAGCCTCTTGCATggcaatgtaaaacaaatggCTTCCAATGCATGCGGTCTTCCTAAAGCTACCCTCTGTTCCTCTGTAGAAGCTGTGTATGACTCCTACTACCTGGATGCGGACTACCCTGTGACCAAGGTCCTGCAGGATCCTGTGTACGTTGAGGTTCGCATCCTGAATCGGACAGACCCGAACATTGTCCTGACACTGGAAGACTGCTGGGCGACGTCCACACCCAGCCCTCTCAGCCAGCCCCAGTGGAGCCTGTTGGTTGATGGGTAACTGGAGCCCTTGATCTCCTCTTGGCCGGCTTGTATTGCTGTTTTAGGCAGAGCTCTTAACTGGAGTGTGCGTCTCCTTCCAGGTGTCCGTACAGAGATGACGACTACCAGACCACCTTGATTCCTGTGGGCAGCTCCTCAGGGCTGCCATACCCAACGCACTACAAGCGCTTTGTGATGCAGATGTTCACTTTTGTAGATGCTGGCTCCCAGCTCCCCCTGAACGAGACGGTAAGGGTCTGTTGGCAAAGGAGCTTGAGGGTCTTTACTGTCGACTCCAGTGTGGGTTTGTATTCCACTGCATCTCTTGCTCCCCAGGTGTTCATCCACtgtagtgcagcagtgtgcCGACCTAATGTGACGGACAGCTGTGTTGCTCAGTGCAACCGTAGAATGAGTGAGTGGCTTGGTTTTGGTGTGCAATGGAATGGCATCTTTCCATCAGGCTCTTCCAGTTGGTGGGTGGGAGGGTACTTCTGTGATGCTGCTCTTGTCCCTTCAGGGAGAGCTGTTGCCCCAGTGCCTAGGGCCTCCAGGGAGAGTGTAGTGGTGTCCAGTGGGGAAGTGGTCCTGACTGCCCCAGAGCGCTCTGCTGTGGACAGGAGGGTTTCCTCCAGTGAAGGTGAGAAAAGGAAGAGGGGTGCTCTACTCTCTGCTGGTGCTCAGTCCTGTGCCTTTGACCTgcctgtttcccctctgctctCCACAGTGCCCCAGGCTTTCAGCTATGGTGTGCTGGGACTGACTGCCTCCAGTgtgcttgtgctctgtgctctggtgCTGGCAGCTGTGTGGAGAGCTAGGCCCCAGACACTGGAAACCCAGCTGTAAATGGAGCATGGTTTTGAATAAAATTTGCATGTGAAATCTCTGGTTTGTTCTGCTGTTCCTTATCGCCTTGCAAGGACCCTTGAGTGCAAACCCCACCTTGAATCCATTAGTTCCCCGAGTAACCCTTCCATTCAAGCAGCACATTCTGTAACGGTTCTACTTCATGCCGCTCTTTGAGATTTCATTGCACGCTTGATCTGTCACGTATTAGGATGCAGACCCAGGACTGAGTGGGTACTTCTGTGTTGTACTGGGAGATGTAGGATCCAAGTCTATAGGTTACTGATGAGGTAGAACAATGGCAGTGTTAGGCCAGGGGTGTGTACGGGTTCGGGTCCACATTTTAAATGGTCAGCCGGGTCCGGCTCGAGTCCCATTCTTGTACTTCGGGTCTGTTTAAGATTGTGTGTAATACCCGAGTGACACGATGACTTTACCAATTGACGATtggctcttttttatttttattttagaagaCGGGACTTATTCCGCCATATTGATGTTTGACAGAGGACGTAAACCAAAGTGTATTATTGGCATCCGCGCGATTTGAGATATTGTGGTAGGAGTGCGTTTGCTTTGTATATCTATAATCTATGGCAGACATGTCTTGCAGAGCACAGATAACCACAAATTAGTCACGCTATGGCACTGAACAAGCAATCGTTCTTATAGTTCAAAAGTTCAAACTGTGCAAGTTATATTATGTGAGATACAAGAAACTGCAAAGTTGCGTTTGTCATCTGCCACCGTGACCGCAAGTGGGCTTGTGAACTGAAGTAATGAGTGGATTATACACGCGCTTTCAATCGACAAGAGAGGGACaacatggatgttattttaccaactTTCCTGCCTAGGAGGATGCATTGTATGCATAATGGTCAGGTATAGGAGAGAAGGCTACTAACATTAGGTGA encodes:
- the LOC136764618 gene encoding zona pellucida sperm-binding protein 4-like isoform X2, producing the protein MSVVSVWGWVRVCLRLVVIVVVSLAQDQKCVVSDNEKIACGDTAINSTACAANNCCFAQGGRLPCYYSNEVTVQCTEDGQFVVVVPRNVTTPPLSLGTVTLLEGQSAPCSPVGTTASFALFQFPVSACGSTFKTEGGDLVYENLLSSAFEVQKAPDGSITRDSYYELSFQCKYSASELVPVGIIVEPVAQSASIVALGPLIVELRIATEAVYDSYYLDADYPVTKVLQDPVYVEVRILNRTDPNIVLTLEDCWATSTPSPLSQPQWSLLVDGCPYRDDDYQTTLIPVGSSSGLPYPTHYKRFVMQMFTFVDAGSQLPLNETVFIHCSAAVCRPNVTDSCVAQCNRRMRRAVAPVPRASRESVVVSSGEVVLTAPERSAVDRRVSSSEVPQAFSYGVLGLTASSVLVLCALVLAAVWRARPQTLETQL
- the LOC136764618 gene encoding zona pellucida sperm-binding protein 4-like isoform X1 codes for the protein MSVVSVWGWVRVCLRLVVIVVVSLAQDQKCVVSDNEKIACGDTAINSTACAANNCCFAQGGRLPCYYSNEVTVQCTEDGQFVVVVPRNVTTPPLSLGTVTLLEGQSAPCSPVGTTASFALFQFPVSACGSTFKTEGGDLVYENLLSSAFEVQKAPDGSITRDSYYELSFQCKYSASELVPVGIIVEPVAQSASIVALGPLIVELRIATGTVTSLLHGNVKQMASNACGLPKATLCSSVEAVYDSYYLDADYPVTKVLQDPVYVEVRILNRTDPNIVLTLEDCWATSTPSPLSQPQWSLLVDGCPYRDDDYQTTLIPVGSSSGLPYPTHYKRFVMQMFTFVDAGSQLPLNETVFIHCSAAVCRPNVTDSCVAQCNRRMRRAVAPVPRASRESVVVSSGEVVLTAPERSAVDRRVSSSEVPQAFSYGVLGLTASSVLVLCALVLAAVWRARPQTLETQL